One genomic segment of Vibrio sp. SCSIO 43136 includes these proteins:
- the rfaD gene encoding ADP-glyceromanno-heptose 6-epimerase: MIIVTGGAGMIGSNIVKALNEAGHNDILVVDNLKNGKKFKNLVDLDITDYMDRDDFLTQIMAGDDFGPIEAVFHQGACSATTEWDGKYMMLNNYEYSKELLHYCLEREIPFLYASSAATYGGRNDNFIEEREFEGALNVYGYSKQQFDNYVRRLTEDAAAHGEQLSQITGFRYFNVYGPREDHKGSMASVAFHLNNQILAGENPKLFERSDDFKRDFVYVGDVCKVNLWFWENGVSGIFNCGTGRAEPFSEVAKAVIKHHGKGEVETIPFPEHLKGAYQEYTQADLTKLRAAGCDVEFKTVAEGVAKYMATIN; this comes from the coding sequence ATGATCATCGTAACTGGTGGTGCCGGCATGATCGGCAGCAATATCGTTAAGGCGCTAAATGAAGCAGGTCACAACGATATTTTGGTGGTAGACAACCTGAAAAACGGTAAGAAGTTTAAAAACTTGGTTGACCTAGATATCACTGATTACATGGATCGTGATGACTTTCTTACCCAGATTATGGCAGGTGATGATTTCGGCCCTATCGAAGCAGTTTTCCACCAAGGTGCTTGTTCAGCTACTACGGAGTGGGATGGCAAATACATGATGCTCAATAACTATGAGTACTCAAAAGAGCTGCTTCATTACTGCCTAGAGCGTGAGATCCCATTCCTATACGCCTCTTCTGCGGCGACTTATGGCGGTCGTAATGATAACTTCATTGAAGAACGTGAGTTTGAAGGTGCGTTGAATGTTTATGGTTATTCAAAGCAGCAGTTTGATAACTATGTTCGCCGTTTAACCGAAGATGCAGCAGCTCATGGTGAACAACTTTCTCAGATCACCGGCTTCCGTTACTTTAACGTATATGGTCCGCGTGAAGATCATAAAGGCAGCATGGCGTCTGTCGCGTTTCATCTGAACAACCAAATCCTAGCTGGTGAAAACCCTAAGCTGTTTGAGCGCAGTGATGACTTTAAGCGTGACTTTGTCTACGTTGGTGACGTGTGTAAGGTTAACCTTTGGTTCTGGGAAAATGGTGTGTCTGGTATTTTCAACTGTGGCACTGGCCGAGCAGAACCGTTTTCTGAAGTGGCAAAAGCAGTGATTAAGCACCATGGCAAAGGTGAAGTGGAAACTATTCCTTTCCCAGAGCATCTGAAAGGTGCTTACCAAGAGTACACGCAAGCAGACTTAACCAAGCTGCGTGCCGCTGGTTGCGACGTCGAGTTCAAAACCGTTGCTGAAGGTGTTGCTAAATATATGGCAACCATTAACTAA
- a CDS encoding O-antigen ligase family protein: MISFQSNKMSMLVSMLCFLYPATLLIAPYSYSWFAIPLLLLGLFSLFKTKHSLKSYVNLKWIYLAILTYYTSIAISLLFLGGPTSQFDLPSRSIFILPLIALVLAYPPKTAHILLGVAIGGIVSGIIAIYMHYVLGLRAIGDWGYMPIQTSGMAMGLALMSLVAVFYFLRTKDRIFTTIATLGYAGGLTASLLSGGRGAWVAAPVILLVLLLLNRQIITKQFIIMGLALMTCVSIISSPVVLKRTAAVTSDIVQLKKGEANTSNGARIEMWKAALYVGQKYPIFGAGYANLMSEKQQLVNMGKVDSVVLNYGRAHNQYLEAVQSRGAIGLISIILLLGAPSLYFWTQFKKNISLEINTFCLLGLTHLVSLAGCFLTQAYLSHHSGILFYTVFTGIFIALSTSPRENTQ, translated from the coding sequence ATGATTAGTTTTCAATCCAACAAAATGAGCATGCTAGTAAGCATGCTTTGTTTTTTATATCCAGCAACCCTACTGATAGCGCCATACAGCTACTCATGGTTTGCAATACCACTATTACTGTTAGGTCTGTTCAGCCTATTCAAAACTAAACACTCACTAAAAAGCTATGTGAACTTAAAGTGGATCTATCTAGCGATACTTACCTATTACACTTCAATAGCGATTTCCTTACTGTTTTTGGGCGGACCTACAAGTCAATTTGATTTACCAAGCAGAAGTATATTTATCTTACCTCTGATTGCATTGGTTTTAGCTTACCCGCCTAAGACAGCGCATATACTTTTAGGTGTTGCGATTGGTGGAATTGTCAGCGGGATAATAGCAATTTACATGCACTATGTGCTTGGGTTACGTGCAATTGGGGACTGGGGCTATATGCCTATTCAAACCAGTGGCATGGCTATGGGGCTAGCCCTTATGTCACTAGTGGCCGTATTTTATTTTTTGCGCACAAAAGATCGCATATTCACAACAATTGCGACCCTAGGGTATGCTGGTGGCTTAACTGCTAGCCTACTGTCTGGTGGCCGCGGTGCTTGGGTTGCTGCTCCTGTTATTTTACTGGTCTTGTTACTACTAAACCGACAAATAATAACTAAACAATTTATAATCATGGGCCTTGCACTAATGACATGTGTTTCGATTATCAGTTCACCAGTGGTCCTTAAGCGCACAGCAGCGGTAACATCAGATATAGTGCAACTTAAAAAAGGCGAAGCTAACACGTCAAATGGTGCAAGGATAGAAATGTGGAAAGCTGCACTATATGTTGGACAAAAATATCCCATTTTTGGTGCTGGGTATGCCAACCTTATGAGTGAGAAACAGCAACTAGTGAACATGGGCAAAGTAGATTCTGTAGTATTGAACTATGGTAGAGCCCACAACCAATATTTGGAGGCGGTGCAATCTAGAGGTGCCATTGGACTTATAAGCATTATTCTCCTCCTTGGAGCTCCATCACTTTATTTTTGGACTCAGTTTAAAAAAAATATTAGTTTAGAGATCAATACTTTTTGTTTACTGGGGTTAACACACCTAGTCTCACTCGCAGGTTGCTTTCTCACTCAAGCGTACCTAAGCCACCATAGTGGTATACTCTTTTATACAGTCTTCACTGGTATTTTTATTGCACTTTCAACCTCACCTCGTGAGAACACACAATGA
- the waaF gene encoding lipopolysaccharide heptosyltransferase II yields the protein MKILIIGPSWVGDMVMSQSLYSVLKQQHPKSTIDVLAPAWCKPILERMPEVSNALEMPLGHGELEILKRRALGKSLQKNGYDIAYILPNSAKSALIPFFASIPKRVGWKGEFRFGLLNDIRTNKAQFQYMVERYVALAHPKKDMTDSTALGGLDTLPKPRLEVTTHSQNAALAKLQLSLSDNLVAMCPGAEFGPAKKWPTEHYAKVAEAMCSQGRTVWLFGSQNDVDTCEEIKAKVATNYQQQVIVLAGKTSLVEAVDLLAACSTVISNDSGLMHVAAAVGCNVVAVYGSSSPDYTPPLSDKVAQLHTDIECRPCFKKTCKFGHQKCLTELAPERVINAIQELEK from the coding sequence ATGAAAATTCTAATCATAGGCCCATCTTGGGTTGGCGACATGGTGATGTCCCAAAGCCTATACAGCGTATTGAAACAGCAACACCCTAAAAGCACCATCGATGTGCTAGCTCCTGCTTGGTGTAAACCTATCTTAGAGCGAATGCCTGAGGTATCCAACGCACTTGAAATGCCACTAGGGCACGGTGAACTTGAGATACTTAAACGTCGAGCTTTGGGGAAGTCATTGCAAAAAAATGGTTATGACATTGCGTACATCCTACCTAACTCCGCAAAGTCCGCTTTAATACCATTCTTTGCCAGCATTCCTAAACGTGTTGGATGGAAAGGCGAGTTTCGCTTTGGCCTGCTTAATGATATCCGCACCAATAAAGCTCAATTTCAATATATGGTTGAGCGTTATGTTGCCCTTGCACACCCTAAAAAGGACATGACAGACTCAACGGCGTTAGGTGGGTTAGATACGTTACCCAAGCCTCGCCTTGAGGTGACAACTCATAGCCAAAATGCAGCACTAGCAAAACTGCAGCTTAGTCTTTCTGACAACCTTGTGGCCATGTGCCCTGGTGCAGAATTTGGCCCAGCCAAAAAGTGGCCAACAGAGCATTATGCCAAAGTAGCGGAAGCTATGTGTTCACAAGGCCGAACAGTTTGGTTATTTGGCTCTCAAAACGACGTCGATACCTGTGAAGAAATCAAAGCGAAAGTTGCGACTAACTACCAACAACAGGTCATTGTACTTGCAGGCAAAACATCTTTGGTTGAAGCGGTAGACTTGCTAGCAGCTTGCTCTACAGTCATCAGTAACGACTCTGGGTTAATGCATGTTGCAGCTGCGGTAGGTTGCAATGTTGTCGCAGTCTATGGCTCTTCCTCTCCAGATTACACACCACCTTTGTCAGATAAAGTCGCACAACTTCATACCGACATCGAATGCCGACCATGCTTTAAAAAAACGTGTAAGTTTGGACACCAAAAATGTTTGACCGAGCTTGCTCCCGAGCGAGTCATCAATGCCATCCAAGAGCTTGAAAAGTAA